In the genome of Nocardioides seonyuensis, one region contains:
- a CDS encoding acyl-CoA dehydrogenase — protein MTRVLSRQDVDFLLYDWLGVDRLAEREHYAEHDRETFDATLDLAEKIAEDVFAPINQVLDAQEPRMGSDGKVEQPEELAKALRVYADSGLTASSFSHDHGGAQLPYVVRAAASTFLGAGSVGAYAYPALSLGNASLLVAHGTTEQVAKYAVPQIESRWFGTMCLSEPDAGSSLGDLTTTAVPQDDGTYRLTGSKMWISGGDHELTDNIVHLVLARTPGAPAGVKGISLFVVPKFLVGDDGSLGERNDVALVGLNHKMGYRGTTNTLLSFGSGAHEPGGRPGAVGELVGELGRGLTVMFHMMNEARIGVGAGAVALGYNGYLRALDYARTRTQGRPLAQRDPATAPVPIIDHPDVRRMLLTQKAYVEGGLALILYCARLVDEAATGDTAEARGTASGLLDLLTPVAKSWPSQWCLKANDLAIQVHGGYGYTRDFTVEQLYRDNRLNPIHEGTHGIQALDLLGRKVPQREGADLGELAARIGDTVARGKALGGATAEHSTALAATLDQLLETTQGLLLGGDVEAALANASYYLEAFGHLVVAWLWVEQEIAAHGREGSFFEGKRGAAHYFLTYELPLVESWLGILRTGDRTTVDLDPTAL, from the coding sequence TCCTCCTCTACGACTGGTTGGGGGTCGACCGGCTCGCTGAGCGCGAGCACTACGCCGAGCACGACCGGGAGACCTTTGACGCGACCCTCGACCTCGCCGAGAAGATCGCCGAGGACGTGTTCGCGCCGATCAACCAGGTGCTCGACGCCCAGGAGCCGAGGATGGGCTCGGACGGCAAGGTCGAGCAGCCCGAGGAGCTGGCGAAGGCGCTGCGCGTCTACGCCGACTCGGGGCTGACGGCCAGCAGCTTCAGCCACGACCACGGCGGAGCCCAGCTGCCGTACGTCGTGAGGGCGGCCGCGTCCACGTTCCTCGGTGCGGGCTCGGTGGGCGCCTACGCCTACCCGGCGCTGTCACTGGGTAACGCCAGCCTGCTCGTCGCCCACGGGACGACCGAGCAGGTCGCGAAGTACGCCGTACCCCAGATCGAGAGCCGCTGGTTCGGCACGATGTGCCTCTCCGAGCCCGACGCCGGCTCGTCACTGGGCGACCTCACCACCACGGCCGTCCCGCAGGACGACGGCACCTACCGGCTCACCGGCTCCAAGATGTGGATCTCCGGTGGCGACCACGAGCTCACCGACAACATCGTGCACCTGGTGCTCGCCCGCACACCCGGAGCCCCGGCGGGGGTCAAGGGCATCTCGCTGTTCGTCGTCCCCAAGTTCCTGGTCGGCGACGACGGCAGCCTCGGCGAGCGCAACGACGTGGCCCTGGTGGGGCTCAACCACAAGATGGGCTACCGCGGGACCACCAACACTCTGCTGTCGTTCGGCAGCGGCGCACACGAGCCCGGTGGCCGGCCCGGGGCAGTCGGCGAGCTCGTCGGGGAGCTCGGTCGTGGCCTCACGGTGATGTTCCACATGATGAACGAGGCTCGCATCGGTGTCGGGGCCGGCGCTGTCGCCCTCGGCTACAACGGCTACCTCCGCGCCCTCGACTACGCACGCACCCGCACGCAGGGGCGCCCGCTGGCGCAGCGGGACCCCGCGACCGCGCCGGTCCCGATCATCGACCACCCCGACGTGCGCCGAATGCTGCTGACGCAGAAGGCGTACGTCGAGGGCGGGCTGGCGCTCATCCTCTACTGCGCCCGGCTCGTCGACGAGGCTGCCACCGGCGACACCGCCGAGGCCCGCGGAACGGCCAGCGGGCTCCTTGACCTCCTCACCCCGGTGGCGAAGTCGTGGCCGTCGCAGTGGTGCCTGAAGGCCAACGACCTGGCGATCCAGGTGCACGGCGGCTACGGCTACACCCGCGACTTCACCGTCGAGCAGCTCTACCGCGACAACCGCCTCAACCCGATCCACGAGGGCACCCACGGCATCCAGGCGCTCGACCTGCTCGGTCGCAAGGTCCCCCAGCGCGAGGGCGCCGACCTCGGCGAGCTCGCCGCTCGCATCGGCGACACCGTCGCGCGGGGCAAGGCCCTCGGTGGGGCAACGGCCGAGCACTCGACCGCGCTCGCGGCGACGCTCGATCAGCTCCTGGAGACGACCCAGGGCCTGCTGCTCGGCGGTGACGTCGAGGCCGCCCTGGCCAACGCGTCCTACTACCTGGAGGCCTTCGGGCACCTCGTGGTGGCGTGGCTGTGGGTCGAGCAGGAGATCGCCGCCCACGGACGCGAGGGCTCGTTCTTCGAGGGCAAGCGCGGCGCGGCCCACTACTTCCTCACCTACGAGCTCCCCCTGGTGGAATCGTGGCTCGGCATCCTCCGGACGGGCGACCGCACCACCGTCGACCTCGACCCGACCGCCCTGTGA
- a CDS encoding acyl-CoA carboxylase subunit beta: MVDQDPPARGLDEVMARRFLTTDAARPEKVATWHARGRRTARENIADLVDPGSFVEYGRFVTAAQEQRRELADLVVDAPADGIIGGTATVQGVPCAVLSYDYLVMAGTQGMRGHRKSDRLIELVERMRLPVVFFTEGGGGRPGDTDIPLVSALDVGSFALWGALEGVVPRIAVVSGRCFAGNAVLAGCADLRIATPDANLGMAGPAMIAGGGLGDVSAEEIGPVADQSANGVLDIVVQDEAEAVEVARRLLGQLGGGTTAAGVSGDQAELRTLLPDNDREAFDVRPVVEGLADLDSVTWLRESWAPELVTALARVEGMPVGVLANQSTHVAGAITGEAASKAADFLELCQRWRLPVLSLVDTPGFMVGPEAERGGLVRHASRMVTAGAKLTVPLVGVILRRGYGLGAQAMLGGSTHRPLLTVAWPQAHLGPMGLEGAVRLGLAKELAAMPEDEREQAVREHTAAYEQHARALNAARVFEIDDVVDPAETRSLVAQTFQRAATN, encoded by the coding sequence ATGGTCGACCAGGATCCACCCGCGCGCGGCCTCGACGAGGTCATGGCGCGACGCTTCCTCACCACCGACGCGGCGCGCCCCGAGAAGGTCGCGACGTGGCACGCCCGGGGGCGTCGTACCGCCCGGGAGAACATCGCCGACCTCGTCGATCCCGGTTCCTTCGTCGAGTACGGCCGGTTCGTGACAGCGGCCCAGGAGCAGCGCAGGGAGCTCGCCGACCTGGTCGTCGACGCGCCAGCCGACGGCATCATCGGCGGTACGGCGACCGTGCAGGGTGTCCCGTGCGCCGTGCTGTCCTACGACTACCTCGTGATGGCCGGCACCCAGGGCATGCGCGGCCACCGCAAGTCCGACCGCCTCATCGAGCTGGTCGAGCGGATGAGGCTGCCCGTCGTCTTCTTCACCGAGGGTGGTGGCGGACGGCCCGGCGACACCGACATCCCGCTGGTCTCCGCGCTGGACGTCGGCTCGTTCGCCCTGTGGGGCGCGCTCGAAGGAGTCGTGCCGCGGATCGCTGTGGTTTCGGGCCGCTGCTTCGCCGGGAACGCCGTCCTGGCCGGGTGCGCCGACCTCAGGATCGCCACTCCCGACGCGAACCTCGGCATGGCAGGGCCCGCGATGATCGCCGGCGGCGGGCTCGGTGACGTCTCCGCCGAGGAGATCGGCCCCGTCGCCGACCAGTCCGCCAACGGCGTGCTCGACATCGTCGTTCAGGACGAGGCGGAGGCGGTGGAGGTCGCGCGTCGGCTGCTCGGCCAGCTCGGCGGCGGCACGACCGCGGCGGGCGTCTCGGGAGACCAGGCGGAGCTGCGGACGCTGCTCCCCGACAACGACCGGGAAGCCTTCGACGTGCGCCCGGTGGTGGAGGGCCTGGCCGACCTCGACAGCGTGACGTGGCTGCGCGAGTCGTGGGCACCTGAGCTGGTGACCGCGCTGGCGCGCGTGGAGGGCATGCCCGTCGGTGTGCTCGCCAACCAGTCGACCCACGTCGCCGGTGCCATCACCGGTGAAGCCGCGAGCAAGGCGGCTGACTTCCTCGAGCTCTGCCAGCGGTGGCGGCTGCCCGTCCTCTCCCTGGTCGACACCCCCGGCTTCATGGTGGGCCCCGAGGCCGAGCGGGGCGGCCTGGTCAGGCATGCCTCCCGCATGGTGACGGCCGGCGCAAAGCTCACCGTGCCCCTGGTCGGCGTCATCCTGCGCCGCGGCTACGGCCTCGGCGCCCAGGCCATGCTGGGCGGCAGCACCCACCGCCCGCTGCTCACCGTCGCCTGGCCGCAGGCGCACCTGGGCCCGATGGGGCTCGAGGGCGCCGTGCGGCTGGGCCTGGCCAAGGAGCTGGCAGCGATGCCGGAGGACGAGCGGGAGCAGGCCGTCCGCGAGCACACCGCCGCCTACGAGCAGCACGCCCGTGCCCTCAACGCGGCTCGGGTCTTCGAGATCGACGACGTGGTCGACCCTGCCGAGACCCGCTCCCTGGTGGCCCAGACGTTCCAGCGAGCAGCCACGAACTGA
- a CDS encoding VOC family protein: MASVRQVQVTFDCEVPERVARFWCEVLGYVVPPPPPGFADWDEFNRSLPVEKQDSAFACVDPTGAGPRLFFQRVPEGKTAKNRVHLDVRVGTGLTGDERLATLEAERDRLVALGATCVRVLRAEGFEESCIVMQDVEGNEFCLD; this comes from the coding sequence ATGGCGTCCGTACGACAGGTCCAGGTCACCTTCGACTGCGAGGTCCCCGAGCGCGTCGCTCGCTTCTGGTGCGAGGTGCTCGGCTACGTCGTGCCCCCGCCACCGCCGGGGTTCGCCGACTGGGACGAGTTCAACCGCAGCCTGCCGGTCGAGAAGCAGGACTCAGCCTTCGCGTGCGTCGACCCGACGGGGGCAGGCCCGCGACTGTTCTTCCAACGCGTTCCCGAGGGCAAGACCGCCAAGAACAGGGTCCACCTCGACGTGCGGGTCGGCACCGGCCTCACGGGCGACGAGCGGCTCGCCACCCTCGAGGCCGAACGCGACCGACTGGTCGCGCTCGGCGCGACCTGTGTCCGTGTCCTACGGGCCGAGGGTTTCGAGGAGTCCTGCATCGTGATGCAGGACGTCGAGGGCAACGAGTTCTGCCTTGACTGA